A stretch of Microbacterium sp. 4R-513 DNA encodes these proteins:
- a CDS encoding DUF2207 domain-containing protein codes for MGSLLRRAAAAALAASVLALAACSGVSVTVGDDTSGAPVSTNVDDFTFTSLDVDYTLTRADDGTSRLEVVERFVAQFPEYDQNHGMRRIIPDSYNGVPLHPELVSITDGDGAARAQEVEHDDGAYSMTSRADGFVHGAQTYVFTYNLENVIGAFADTNADEFYWDVNGVDWAQPFGRITATLHLDSDLADAMTGGLACYHGSQGATDTCPITTEAGTDASTRVIAETGDVLPYETMTIAVGFEPGTFTPFDSSYLASPWSWLQLLAALGVVAGVVWAAVTRARRLRDDPGRPTIIAEYTPPARIDALESAVLLGRTSKAIPAEVLEQAVVGSIRIVEGEKRWFGATRLKAQLVDPTRADGDGLMLLDGLFPGFVPGDEYEFGRTDKSFSTAAQKILKAANSELERRGLRRKVSAWVRAWPIILTTLAGGLVFVFGMAALDASVDAWIPLVLIVAAFGGEFLAIALLSHKPLTALGAEVRDHLAGLKVFIEWAEADRIRMLQSPQGAERVRIDTTSRGEMLKLYEALLPYAVVFGQEKQWAKELAILYGEGASPGWYSGSSGSFNAAAFSAGIATLSTSASSSSSSGGSGVAGPPAAVAGAAEAAGSDAAYAVRCSR; via the coding sequence ATGGGGAGCCTCCTTCGGCGCGCCGCGGCGGCGGCGCTCGCGGCATCCGTCCTCGCGCTGGCCGCGTGCAGCGGCGTGTCGGTGACCGTCGGCGACGACACCTCCGGCGCGCCCGTCTCGACCAACGTCGACGACTTCACCTTCACGAGCCTCGACGTCGACTACACCCTCACGCGGGCCGACGACGGCACCAGCCGGCTCGAGGTCGTGGAGCGGTTCGTCGCCCAGTTCCCGGAGTACGACCAGAACCACGGGATGCGGCGGATCATCCCCGATTCGTACAACGGCGTGCCGCTGCATCCCGAGCTCGTCTCGATCACCGACGGCGACGGAGCGGCGCGGGCGCAGGAGGTTGAGCACGACGACGGCGCCTATTCGATGACCTCTCGCGCCGATGGGTTCGTCCACGGCGCCCAGACGTACGTCTTCACGTACAACCTCGAGAACGTCATCGGAGCGTTCGCGGACACGAACGCCGACGAGTTCTACTGGGACGTCAACGGCGTCGACTGGGCGCAGCCCTTCGGGCGCATCACGGCGACCCTGCACCTCGACTCCGATCTCGCGGACGCGATGACGGGCGGCCTCGCCTGCTACCACGGCTCGCAGGGCGCGACCGACACCTGCCCCATCACCACGGAGGCGGGGACGGATGCCTCGACCCGCGTCATCGCCGAGACGGGCGACGTCCTGCCGTACGAGACGATGACGATCGCCGTCGGCTTCGAGCCCGGCACCTTCACGCCGTTCGACTCGTCGTACCTCGCGTCGCCGTGGAGCTGGCTGCAGCTGCTCGCGGCGCTCGGGGTCGTCGCCGGGGTCGTGTGGGCGGCCGTGACCCGTGCGCGCCGGCTGCGCGACGACCCGGGCCGGCCGACGATCATCGCCGAGTACACGCCTCCGGCGCGCATCGACGCGCTCGAGAGCGCCGTGCTGCTCGGCCGGACCAGCAAGGCGATCCCCGCAGAGGTGCTGGAGCAGGCGGTGGTCGGCAGCATCCGCATCGTGGAGGGCGAGAAGCGCTGGTTCGGGGCGACGCGGCTGAAGGCGCAGCTCGTCGATCCGACCCGGGCCGACGGCGACGGCCTCATGCTCCTCGACGGGCTCTTCCCCGGGTTCGTGCCCGGCGACGAGTACGAGTTCGGGCGCACCGACAAGAGCTTCTCGACGGCCGCGCAGAAGATCCTCAAGGCCGCCAACAGCGAGCTCGAGCGCCGCGGCCTGCGGCGCAAGGTCTCGGCCTGGGTCCGCGCGTGGCCGATCATCCTCACGACGCTGGCCGGCGGCCTCGTGTTCGTCTTCGGGATGGCGGCGCTGGATGCCTCGGTCGACGCGTGGATTCCGCTCGTGCTCATCGTGGCGGCGTTCGGCGGGGAGTTCCTCGCGATCGCGCTTCTGTCGCACAAGCCGCTCACGGCGCTGGGCGCCGAGGTGCGGGACCACCTCGCAGGGCTGAAGGTCTTCATCGAATGGGCCGAGGCCGACCGCATCCGCATGCTGCAGTCGCCGCAGGGGGCGGAGCGGGTGCGGATCGACACGACGAGCAGGGGCGAGATGCTCAAGCTCTACGAGGCGCTGCTGCCCTACGCCGTGGTCTTCGGCCAGGAGAAGCAGTGGGCGAAGGAGCTCGCCATCCTCTACGGCGAGGGCGCCTCGCCGGGCTGGTACTCCGGATCCAGCGGCAGCTTCAACGCCGCCGCCTTCTCGGCGGGCATCGCGACGCTGTCGACGAGCGCATCGTCGTCGTCCTCGTCGGGCGGGTCGGGGGTGGCGGGTCCGCCGGCGGCGGTGGCGGGGGCGGCGGAGGCGGCGGGGTCTGACGCCGCCTACGCCGTGCGGTGCTCGCGGTAG
- the pgi gene encoding glucose-6-phosphate isomerase: protein MSAPIDATSTSAWAELDALRSGFEPDLRGWFASDSERVRKLSLPLADLHVDLSKNLVTDEVLASLVRLAEQTGVAERFQQMLRGDHINTTEDRAVLHTALRRPPGASPDLSVDGQDVDHDVQAVLDAMDAFADKVRSGEWRGVTGKKVETVVNIGIGGSDLGPYMIFEALKPYADAGITARFVSNIDPADISMKTAGLDPETTLFIVASKTFTTLETLTNAKLARDWLWAGLEASGAITSDESDRTDAVAHHFVAVSTALDKVEAFGIDPANAFGFWDWVGGRYSVDSAIGLSLVISLGPDVFRELLAGFHAVDEHVASTPLAQNGPIVMGLLNVWYSNFLGAQTHAVLPYAQQLHRFAAYLQQLTMESNGKSVRWDGSPVTTTTGEVFWGEPGTNGQHAFYQLIHQGTRLIPADFIAFVNPAYPLESDGRDVHGLFLANFLAQTKALAFGKTAEEVEAEGTTGALVAARTFPGNRPTTSIFAPALTPRVLGELIALYEHITFTQGVIWGINSFDQWGVELGKQLALQIAPALEGDAEALQAQDASTKALLEYYREHRTA from the coding sequence GTGAGTGCTCCCATCGATGCCACCTCCACGTCCGCCTGGGCCGAGCTCGACGCCCTCCGTTCGGGTTTCGAGCCCGACCTCAGAGGCTGGTTCGCGAGCGACTCCGAGCGCGTGCGGAAGCTGAGCCTCCCGCTCGCGGACTTGCACGTCGACCTGTCGAAGAACCTCGTCACCGACGAGGTGCTCGCGAGCCTCGTCCGTCTCGCCGAGCAGACCGGCGTCGCCGAGCGCTTCCAGCAGATGCTGCGCGGCGACCACATCAACACGACCGAGGACCGTGCGGTCCTCCACACGGCTCTCCGCCGGCCGCCCGGCGCGTCTCCCGACCTGAGCGTCGACGGGCAGGATGTCGACCACGACGTCCAGGCGGTGCTCGATGCCATGGACGCCTTCGCCGACAAGGTGCGCTCGGGTGAGTGGCGCGGCGTGACCGGCAAGAAGGTCGAGACCGTCGTCAACATCGGCATCGGCGGCTCGGACCTCGGGCCGTACATGATCTTCGAGGCGCTGAAGCCCTACGCCGACGCCGGGATCACCGCCCGCTTCGTCTCCAACATCGACCCGGCCGACATCTCGATGAAGACCGCCGGCCTCGACCCCGAGACGACGCTCTTCATCGTCGCGTCGAAGACCTTCACGACGCTCGAGACGCTGACCAACGCGAAGCTCGCTCGCGACTGGCTGTGGGCGGGGCTCGAGGCATCCGGAGCCATCACGTCCGACGAGTCCGACCGCACCGACGCCGTCGCCCACCACTTCGTCGCCGTGTCGACCGCTCTCGACAAGGTCGAGGCGTTCGGGATCGACCCGGCCAACGCGTTCGGGTTCTGGGACTGGGTGGGCGGGCGCTACTCCGTCGACTCCGCGATCGGCCTCTCGCTCGTCATCTCGCTCGGTCCCGACGTCTTCCGCGAGCTCCTCGCCGGCTTCCACGCCGTCGACGAGCACGTCGCCTCCACACCTCTTGCCCAGAACGGGCCGATCGTCATGGGACTCCTCAACGTCTGGTACTCGAACTTCCTGGGCGCCCAGACGCACGCCGTGCTCCCCTACGCGCAGCAGCTGCACCGGTTCGCCGCGTACCTGCAGCAGCTGACGATGGAGTCGAACGGCAAGTCGGTGCGCTGGGACGGCTCCCCGGTCACCACCACGACGGGCGAGGTGTTCTGGGGCGAGCCCGGCACGAACGGCCAGCATGCGTTCTATCAGCTCATCCATCAGGGGACACGGCTCATCCCGGCGGACTTCATCGCCTTCGTGAACCCCGCCTACCCCCTCGAGTCCGACGGTCGCGATGTGCACGGGCTGTTCCTCGCGAACTTCCTCGCCCAGACCAAGGCCCTCGCGTTCGGCAAGACGGCCGAGGAGGTCGAGGCCGAAGGCACGACCGGCGCCCTCGTCGCTGCGCGCACCTTCCCGGGCAACCGGCCCACGACGTCGATCTTCGCGCCGGCGCTCACCCCGCGCGTCCTCGGCGAGCTCATCGCGCTCTACGAGCACATCACGTTCACGCAGGGTGTGATCTGGGGCATCAACTCCTTCGACCAGTGGGGCGTCGAGCTGGGCAAGCAGCTGGCCCTGCAGATCGCGCCGGCCCTCGAGGGCGACGCCGAGGCCCTGCAGGCTCAGGATGCCTCGACCAAAGCGCTCCTCGAGTACTACCGCGAGCACCGCACGGCGTAG
- a CDS encoding phospholipase, whose amino-acid sequence MLADRRALRAARPRRHLSTSALIAGAVIGAVAITGLTAAASASAYADPGAGSSLADVVAATTPAAVASSRAESIHEISTDAKTTLVAARTAVTEASLVATDIAASGLDVGAETSVDTSMLTDHIAELSSMRVLPLLLLPGIAEDTAAETAKVAAQTATLRTNLEAAQEKKAAEEAAAAAAAAAAAEAQRQAEAAAAAAASQAAANTPEGAQAAARQIAASEYGWGDGQFSCLVSLWDRESDWNYQAYNSGSGATGIPQSLPGSKMASAGADWQTNATTQIRWGLGYIAGSYGSPCAAWGHSNATGWY is encoded by the coding sequence ATGCTCGCTGATCGTCGCGCGCTCCGCGCTGCCCGTCCTCGCCGCCACCTCTCGACCTCCGCCCTCATCGCCGGCGCCGTCATCGGCGCCGTCGCGATCACCGGACTGACGGCGGCCGCGTCGGCGTCGGCGTACGCGGACCCCGGCGCCGGCTCGTCGCTCGCCGACGTCGTCGCGGCGACGACCCCCGCTGCGGTGGCGAGCTCGCGCGCCGAGTCGATCCACGAGATCTCGACCGACGCGAAGACCACCCTCGTCGCGGCGCGCACCGCCGTGACCGAGGCGTCGCTCGTCGCGACGGACATCGCCGCGTCCGGCCTGGACGTGGGGGCCGAGACGAGCGTCGACACGTCCATGCTCACCGATCACATCGCTGAGCTGTCTTCGATGCGGGTCCTCCCCCTGCTCCTCCTTCCGGGCATCGCCGAAGACACGGCCGCCGAGACCGCGAAGGTCGCCGCCCAGACGGCGACCCTCCGCACGAACCTCGAGGCCGCGCAGGAGAAGAAGGCCGCTGAAGAGGCCGCGGCCGCCGCAGCCGCTGCGGCCGCCGCCGAGGCTCAGCGTCAGGCCGAGGCAGCCGCCGCCGCGGCTGCCTCGCAGGCCGCCGCGAACACCCCCGAGGGGGCCCAGGCAGCCGCGCGCCAGATCGCGGCATCCGAGTACGGCTGGGGCGACGGTCAGTTCTCGTGCCTCGTGTCGCTCTGGGACCGAGAGTCTGACTGGAACTACCAGGCCTACAACTCCGGCAGCGGTGCGACCGGCATCCCGCAGTCCCTCCCCGGCAGCAAGATGGCCAGCGCCGGCGCCGACTGGCAGACCAACGCCACGACGCAGATCCGCTGGGGCCTCGGCTACATCGCCGGGTCGTACGGCTCGCCGTGCGCCGCGTGGGGCCACTCGAACGCGACCGGCTGGTACTGA
- a CDS encoding DUF6194 family protein has translation MSMEQILDAVRAFDGVLELAPAEGGPYPEIAWGDHFFYYAPDGEVPENTQPYATIVTKDYPDDSGSRLGGGRWRLNVHVGRQRFVDLLGTDPRDASADDYSAADVVLPHPVYGPLGWISIVDPADRTMPLALELLAAAHADARTRAERRDRHPST, from the coding sequence ATGAGCATGGAGCAGATCCTCGACGCCGTCCGCGCCTTCGACGGGGTCCTCGAGCTTGCGCCTGCGGAGGGCGGCCCCTACCCCGAGATCGCCTGGGGCGATCACTTCTTCTACTACGCCCCCGACGGCGAGGTGCCCGAGAACACCCAGCCGTACGCGACGATCGTGACGAAGGACTACCCCGACGACTCCGGCTCACGCCTCGGCGGCGGCCGCTGGAGGCTCAACGTCCACGTCGGGCGGCAGCGCTTCGTCGATCTCCTCGGCACCGATCCGAGGGATGCCTCGGCGGACGACTACTCCGCCGCAGACGTCGTGCTGCCGCATCCGGTCTACGGTCCGCTCGGCTGGATCTCGATCGTCGACCCGGCCGACCGCACGATGCCGCTCGCGCTCGAGCTTCTCGCGGCCGCCCACGCCGATGCCCGGACCCGCGCGGAGCGGCGGGATCGGCATCCCTCGACCTGA
- a CDS encoding TetR-like C-terminal domain-containing protein — protein MPRSTAARADRDRPTYHHGNLREALITAGLELTRTGGPDALSLRDATRRVGVSPNAAYRHFADREALLAAIAARIQQGMAERMRGFTSPAPAHLTPARAALRAVGLGYIAFARREPGWFEVAFGNADAVPAVEPGAMPPPLAMLVSALDGLVAWGELDAAARPGAEWPCWSAVHGFALLALTGPLRGLPATDVDAAAERTVDAIIAGLLD, from the coding sequence ATGCCTCGATCGACCGCCGCGCGCGCCGACCGCGACCGCCCGACGTATCACCACGGCAACCTCCGCGAGGCGCTCATCACCGCGGGCCTCGAGCTGACCCGCACGGGCGGCCCTGACGCCCTGTCGCTGCGCGATGCCACGCGACGGGTCGGGGTGTCGCCCAACGCCGCCTACCGCCACTTCGCGGATCGCGAAGCCCTCCTCGCGGCGATCGCCGCGCGCATCCAACAAGGCATGGCGGAGCGGATGCGCGGCTTCACGAGCCCCGCTCCCGCCCACCTCACCCCCGCTCGCGCCGCACTGCGCGCGGTGGGCCTCGGGTACATCGCCTTCGCCCGCCGGGAGCCGGGCTGGTTCGAGGTCGCATTCGGGAACGCCGACGCGGTCCCCGCCGTCGAGCCCGGCGCCATGCCGCCGCCGCTCGCGATGCTCGTGTCGGCCCTCGACGGGCTCGTCGCTTGGGGAGAACTGGATGCCGCGGCCCGCCCGGGGGCCGAGTGGCCGTGCTGGTCGGCCGTGCACGGCTTCGCGCTGCTGGCCCTCACCGGCCCCCTGCGCGGACTGCCCGCGACGGACGTCGACGCCGCCGCCGAGCGCACGGTGGATGCGATCATCGCCGGCCTGCTCGACTGA
- a CDS encoding DUF899 family protein has protein sequence MTSADTARAALPPVVDYETWRRELDELRVREKAATRELDAIAAQRRRLPMVKLPEYTLVGKDGPVRLADVFEGRSQLIVYNHMWFPDSEWQCPGCTGLTSQFTRLDFLEPYDARFVIVTQGPIDDALAYREKVGNRMEWYSTADSDFGADMDAPPRGGFAVNVFLRDGDDVYRTWHTNGRGTEQLSHTFPLIDLLPWGRQEKWQDVPDGWPQDDTYSRWFSAQDVAAHYGPHGA, from the coding sequence ATGACGAGTGCAGACACGGCCCGCGCGGCACTTCCGCCCGTCGTCGACTACGAGACGTGGCGGCGTGAGCTCGACGAACTGCGCGTTCGCGAGAAGGCGGCGACGCGTGAGCTCGATGCCATCGCAGCGCAGCGGCGGCGTCTGCCGATGGTGAAGCTCCCGGAGTACACACTCGTCGGCAAGGACGGCCCCGTCCGTCTCGCCGACGTCTTCGAGGGCAGGTCGCAGCTCATCGTCTACAACCACATGTGGTTCCCCGACTCCGAGTGGCAGTGCCCCGGCTGCACGGGCTTGACGTCGCAGTTCACGCGCCTGGACTTCCTCGAGCCCTACGACGCGCGCTTCGTGATCGTGACGCAGGGCCCGATCGACGATGCTCTGGCCTATCGCGAGAAGGTCGGCAACCGCATGGAGTGGTATTCGACCGCCGACAGCGATTTCGGAGCCGACATGGATGCCCCGCCCCGGGGCGGCTTCGCGGTCAACGTCTTCCTGCGCGACGGCGACGACGTCTATCGCACGTGGCACACCAACGGCCGGGGCACGGAGCAGCTGTCGCACACCTTTCCGCTCATCGACCTCCTCCCGTGGGGCCGCCAGGAGAAGTGGCAGGACGTGCCCGACGGCTGGCCGCAGGACGACACCTATTCGCGCTGGTTCTCGGCGCAGGACGTCGCCGCGCACTACGGACCGCACGGGGCCTGA
- a CDS encoding alpha/beta fold hydrolase, with product MPESPFHSLDDYIALPRIEALALSPDGTRAVLTVATLKKDATAYERSLWLVPADGSGAPRRLTRSAKGESGAAFIGNGDLLFVSARPDAEGEPDEESGQLWVLPASGGEARPVTRLVGGASSIAATAAASDRVVIAADLLPGAETLEDDARLRALRKKKKVSAILHDTYPVRFWDHDLGPAFPHLLALDVGELRDTLAAIPEESAAEAEAAVEAAVSDDVASAAKDDKDAAQPYPSTLPRPRDLTPRPVRTASPAGAALTPDGATLVVSLPVPAGRDDRYRVVAIDTQSGEHTVLFDEPDVDFEMPAVSHDGRAIAFVRTPKSTPAGPNHSELWTSAIDGSGARRIAAEWDRWATSIAFDAGDAALVVTADHDGRGPVFRIGLDRGDVEQLTDDGFAYSHVSVDEQTGDVVALRSSWVAPSHPVRIARDGRVTPLASPVALPTTPGTMTEVEATAEDGARVRGWLLLPEGASDENPAPLLLWIHGGPLNSWNAWSWRWNPNLAVAQGYAVLLPDPALSTGYGLDFIARGWNAWGASPYTDLLAITDAVVARGDIDESRTAAMGGSFGGYMANWVAGHTDRFKAIVTHASLWALDQFAGTTDSSAYWQSIFTEQAMIENSPHRFVREIRTPMLVIHGDKDYRVPIGEGLRLWSELNEHFGAEDGTVPHRYLYFPDENHWVLKPQHAVVWYQTVFAFLDQHVRGRDWVRPEALG from the coding sequence ATGCCGGAATCCCCCTTCCACTCGCTCGACGACTACATCGCCCTTCCCCGCATCGAGGCGCTCGCCCTCTCACCGGACGGCACGCGCGCCGTCCTGACGGTCGCCACCCTCAAGAAGGACGCCACGGCGTACGAGCGCTCGCTGTGGCTCGTGCCCGCCGACGGCTCGGGCGCGCCGCGGCGCCTCACCCGTTCGGCGAAGGGCGAATCCGGTGCCGCCTTCATCGGCAACGGCGATCTGCTGTTCGTGTCGGCACGCCCCGACGCCGAGGGCGAGCCCGACGAGGAGTCCGGCCAGCTGTGGGTCCTGCCGGCAAGCGGGGGAGAGGCGCGCCCCGTCACGCGGCTCGTCGGCGGCGCTTCGTCGATCGCGGCGACGGCCGCGGCATCCGATCGCGTGGTCATCGCGGCCGACCTGCTGCCCGGCGCCGAGACCCTCGAGGACGATGCCCGCCTGCGCGCGCTGCGCAAGAAGAAGAAGGTGTCGGCGATCCTCCATGACACCTATCCGGTGCGGTTCTGGGACCACGATCTCGGTCCGGCGTTCCCGCACCTGCTGGCACTCGACGTGGGCGAGCTTCGCGACACCCTCGCGGCCATCCCCGAGGAGTCGGCCGCCGAGGCCGAGGCCGCCGTCGAGGCCGCCGTGTCGGACGACGTCGCCTCCGCAGCCAAGGACGACAAGGATGCCGCGCAGCCGTATCCCTCGACGCTTCCCCGTCCCCGCGACCTCACTCCGCGACCGGTGCGCACGGCGTCGCCTGCGGGTGCGGCGCTCACGCCCGACGGCGCGACGCTCGTCGTGTCTCTGCCCGTTCCCGCAGGGCGCGACGACCGCTACCGCGTCGTTGCGATCGACACGCAGTCGGGCGAGCACACCGTTCTGTTCGACGAGCCCGACGTCGACTTCGAGATGCCCGCGGTGAGCCACGACGGACGGGCGATCGCCTTCGTGCGGACGCCGAAGAGCACGCCCGCCGGCCCCAACCACTCGGAGCTCTGGACGTCCGCCATCGACGGGTCGGGCGCTCGCCGGATCGCCGCGGAATGGGACCGGTGGGCGACGAGCATCGCCTTCGACGCCGGCGACGCCGCCCTCGTCGTGACGGCCGACCACGACGGCCGAGGGCCGGTGTTCCGCATCGGACTGGATCGCGGCGACGTCGAGCAGCTGACCGACGACGGGTTCGCGTACTCGCACGTGTCGGTCGACGAGCAGACCGGCGACGTCGTCGCCCTGCGCTCGTCGTGGGTGGCGCCGTCGCATCCGGTCCGCATCGCGCGGGACGGTCGCGTCACGCCGCTCGCGAGCCCGGTCGCCCTGCCGACGACACCGGGCACCATGACCGAGGTCGAGGCGACCGCCGAAGACGGCGCGCGGGTGCGCGGATGGCTGCTGCTGCCCGAGGGCGCGTCCGACGAGAACCCCGCGCCGCTGCTGCTCTGGATCCACGGCGGTCCGCTCAACAGCTGGAACGCGTGGAGCTGGCGGTGGAACCCGAACCTCGCCGTCGCCCAGGGCTACGCGGTCCTGCTGCCCGATCCCGCGCTCTCGACGGGCTACGGGCTCGACTTCATCGCCCGCGGCTGGAACGCGTGGGGAGCCTCGCCTTACACGGACCTCCTCGCGATCACCGATGCCGTCGTCGCGCGCGGCGACATCGACGAGTCGCGCACGGCCGCGATGGGCGGCTCGTTCGGCGGCTACATGGCGAACTGGGTCGCCGGTCACACGGATCGCTTCAAGGCGATCGTCACGCATGCCAGCCTCTGGGCTCTCGACCAGTTCGCGGGCACGACCGACTCGTCGGCGTACTGGCAGAGCATCTTCACGGAGCAGGCGATGATCGAGAACTCGCCCCATCGGTTCGTCCGCGAGATCCGCACACCCATGCTCGTCATCCACGGCGACAAGGACTACCGCGTGCCGATCGGGGAGGGCCTGCGACTGTGGTCGGAGCTCAACGAGCACTTCGGCGCCGAGGACGGCACGGTGCCCCACCGCTACCTCTACTTCCCCGACGAGAACCACTGGGTGCTCAAGCCCCAGCACGCCGTGGTCTGGTATCAGACGGTCTTCGCGTTCCTCGATCAGCACGTCCGAGGTCGGGACTGGGTGCGTCCCGAGGCGCTCGGGTGA
- a CDS encoding Cof-type HAD-IIB family hydrolase, whose product MSAAAHDIRLIAVDMDGTLLDGDGHIPDALWPLLDELDERGILFAPASGRQLATLQRSFDHARDDVVYIAENGAYVVRGEDEISSDTLDAGFAASVVRRVRSFVGRGFDAGVVVCGKRSAYIERTDASFLAESDKYYAKLQTVDDLLTVDDQILKLAIYDFGEAEKTTAPELDDLRETHQVVVSGHHWIDVMNGDVNKGIALQKLQAALGIDRSQTAAFGDYLNDLELLDAAAMSFAMSNAHPDVLARARYRAPSNVELGVLTTIRRILDGEPLEEAAPAR is encoded by the coding sequence GTGAGCGCTGCCGCACACGACATCCGGCTCATCGCCGTCGACATGGACGGCACCCTCCTCGACGGCGACGGGCACATCCCCGACGCGCTGTGGCCGCTCCTCGACGAGCTCGACGAGCGCGGCATCCTGTTCGCACCGGCCAGCGGGCGGCAGCTCGCGACGCTCCAGCGCTCGTTCGACCACGCGCGCGACGACGTCGTGTACATCGCCGAGAACGGCGCGTACGTCGTGCGGGGCGAGGATGAGATCAGCAGCGACACGCTCGACGCGGGGTTCGCGGCATCCGTCGTCCGGCGCGTGCGGTCCTTCGTGGGTCGCGGGTTCGACGCGGGAGTGGTCGTGTGCGGCAAGCGCTCCGCCTACATCGAGAGGACGGATGCGTCGTTCCTCGCCGAGTCCGATAAGTACTACGCGAAGCTCCAGACCGTCGATGACCTCCTCACCGTGGACGACCAGATCCTGAAGCTCGCGATCTACGACTTCGGCGAGGCCGAGAAGACGACGGCACCGGAGCTGGACGACCTGCGCGAGACCCATCAGGTCGTCGTGTCGGGGCATCACTGGATCGACGTCATGAACGGCGACGTCAACAAGGGCATCGCGCTGCAGAAGCTGCAGGCGGCTCTCGGCATCGACCGGTCGCAGACGGCGGCGTTCGGCGATTACCTGAACGACCTCGAACTGCTCGATGCGGCGGCGATGTCGTTCGCGATGTCGAACGCCCACCCCGACGTGCTCGCCCGTGCCCGGTACCGGGCGCCGTCGAACGTCGAACTCGGGGTGCTGACGACGATCCGGCGGATCCTCGACGGTGAGCCGCTCGAAGAGGCTGCGCCGGCGCGCTGA
- a CDS encoding aldo/keto reductase, protein MPTIPTVTLNDGTAFPELGLGTYNLRDAQGVDAMVAAISNGYRLLDSAVNYKNEREVGEAVRRADGELGVGRDELIVTTKIPGRDHGYDATMGSAEASVATLGLERIDLYLIHWPNPSVGKYLETWQAMIALREGGLVGSVGVSNFTDAMLTELIDETGVTPAVNQVELHPYFPQNELRAFHREHGIRTESWSPLARRTELLSEQVVGDIAAAHGVTPTQAVLRWHVQLGSTPIPKSADPERQIENADVFGFELTDDEVAAISGLERGRLWGGDPNSHEEM, encoded by the coding sequence ATGCCCACGATCCCTACTGTGACTCTGAACGACGGAACGGCCTTCCCGGAGCTCGGGCTCGGCACCTACAACCTGCGAGACGCCCAGGGCGTCGATGCGATGGTCGCCGCCATCTCGAACGGCTACCGCCTGCTCGACTCCGCCGTCAACTACAAGAACGAGCGCGAGGTCGGCGAAGCGGTGCGCCGCGCAGACGGCGAGCTCGGCGTCGGGCGCGACGAGCTGATCGTCACGACGAAGATCCCCGGCCGCGACCACGGCTACGACGCGACGATGGGCAGTGCCGAGGCATCCGTCGCCACGCTCGGCCTGGAGCGGATCGACCTGTACCTCATCCACTGGCCCAATCCGAGCGTCGGCAAGTACCTCGAGACGTGGCAGGCGATGATCGCCCTGCGCGAGGGCGGCCTCGTAGGGTCGGTCGGCGTCTCGAACTTCACTGACGCGATGCTCACCGAGCTCATCGACGAGACGGGCGTCACCCCCGCCGTCAACCAGGTCGAGCTGCACCCGTACTTCCCGCAGAACGAGCTGCGCGCGTTCCACCGCGAGCACGGCATCCGCACCGAGAGCTGGAGCCCGCTGGCCCGGCGCACCGAGCTGCTGAGCGAGCAGGTCGTCGGCGACATCGCCGCCGCGCACGGGGTGACCCCGACCCAGGCGGTGCTCCGCTGGCACGTGCAGCTCGGATCGACTCCGATCCCCAAGTCGGCCGACCCCGAGCGTCAGATCGAGAACGCCGACGTCTTCGGCTTCGAGCTGACCGACGACGAGGTCGCGGCGATCTCGGGTCTCGAGCGCGGACGTCTGTGGGGCGGCGACCCGAATTCGCACGAAGAGATGTGA